The following nucleotide sequence is from Halobacteriovorax sp. DA5.
ATCAATTGGTGAAGGTGAAAAGGCCAAGATTGAAGGACGTTTGGTAAAAGATTTACAAACAATTCAATCAGAAGGTTATAAGAAGTCTCAATTGATTAAGGGCCGTGCTGAAGCAAAGGCTTCTGCAGTATATGCTAAGACATTTTCTCAGGACCCAAGCTTTTTTGAGTTCGTACGTTCTCTAGAAGCATATAAAACATCGATTAAAGGTAAAACTAAGTTTATAATCTCTAACGATAATGAATTCTTAAAATACTTGAGGTAAGCATTGATTGAATATGTAATTGCAGAAAATCCAGATGATCGTGTATTACAAAAAGTTTCACAAGCTCTTAATAATGGAGAGCTTGTGTGCTTACCGACTGATACTAGTTGGGTTGTAATTGCTTCTCCCTTTAGCAAGAAGGGGATTGAGAGAATCTACAAGTATAAGAATGCTCCAAAGCTAAAGGCTTTCTCTCTTCTATGTGATTCGATTTCAATGGCCTCTGATGTTGCTAATATTGATGATGGTGTATTTCGCTATATAAAGAGAATTATCCCAGGTCACTATACATTTATTTTTAATGCCAATAAGAAGATTACTAAGGCAGTGGCCGCAAATAAAACTGATCATGAAGTGGGAATTCGATTTGTACCTTCGACATTGATTAGTCGCTTACTAGAAATCCATGGTGAACCGGTCTTATCAAGTAATATTGATTTAGATAAATTTACTCCGGCCCTATCTTCCTATGGTGAACTCTATTCTTATATGATTGAAGAGTCGCTTGCAGGTGTTGTTACTTTGATTGTCGATCCAGGTGAACACGAGTTTGTAGGCTCATCAACTATTGTTGACTTCACTAATGGTGAAGCCGATGTCATTAGGCAAGGCGCTGGGATTCTGTA
It contains:
- a CDS encoding L-threonylcarbamoyladenylate synthase, producing the protein MIEYVIAENPDDRVLQKVSQALNNGELVCLPTDTSWVVIASPFSKKGIERIYKYKNAPKLKAFSLLCDSISMASDVANIDDGVFRYIKRIIPGHYTFIFNANKKITKAVAANKTDHEVGIRFVPSTLISRLLEIHGEPVLSSNIDLDKFTPALSSYGELYSYMIEESLAGVVTLIVDPGEHEFVGSSTIVDFTNGEADVIRQGAGIL